The genomic stretch TGGACGCGCTCGGCCACGCCATCGAGGGCTACACCACCCACCAGTTCGACGACCTCCTGCGCGCCGACGACCCCGCCTCGCGACCGACCTACGCCGGCCGGACCCCCATCACCGACCAGTTCTCCGAGGCCGCCATCTCGCTGCTCTCCTCGAACGTCCGGCAGGTGGTGAACAACGGCGACGACATCGAGGCCCGGTCGGCGATGCTCCAGGGGGCGCTGTTCGGCGCGATAGCGGGCCTTACCGCGGGCGCGACGCTGTGTCACGCGATGGCCTACCCGGTCGGCAACCGCTATCACACGTTCCATGGCGAGACCATCGCGGTGCTCACGCCCGCGAGCACGCTGGGCTACAACGCCGCGAGCGACCCCGAGCGGTTCGCGCGCCTCGCCGAGATGCTCGGGGCCGACACGACCGGGATGAGTCAGAGCGAGGCCGCCGAGGAGGCCAAAGCCGAGTATATCCGACTCCAGCAGGACCTCAACGTGCTCCCGAGCGGGCTGAACGAACTCGCGGGGATCACCGAGGACGACCTCGACTGGCTCGCCGAGCAGACCACCAGTACGCAAAAGCGACTCCTCCGGACGAACCCCCGGCCCGTGACCACCGAGGACGTCCACGACATCTTCGCGGACGCGCTCTACAACTGGGAGTAGCTCGGCTCAGGCGGTCTCTTCGGACCCGACGCCCTCCTCGTCTCGGAGGCTCGCCCGGCGCACCTTCCCGGTCTCGGTTTTCGGGAGGTCGTCGACGAACTCGACCTCGCGTGGGTACTCGTAGGCCGCGAGGCGCTCCTTGACGTGGTTCTGGATCTCCGTCGCGAGATCGGGTGAGGCCTCGTGGCCCGCCGTGCAGACCACGAACGCCTTCGGTATCTCGCCGCGTTCGTCGTCCGGGACGCCGACCACCGCCGCGTCCGCGACCGCCGGGTGGCTCGCGAGGCTCTCCTCGACCTCGACGGGGCCGATGCGGTAGCCCGACGAGATGATGACGTCGTCCGTCCGGCTCTCGAAGGCGATGTACCCGTCCGGATCCATCGATCCGAGGTCCTCGGTGAGCAGCCAGCCGTTTTTCACCTTCCGCTCGGTTCGGTCTGGCTTGCGCCAGTACTCCTTGAAACACACCGGATTCCCGTCGTATCGGACCGCTATCTCGCCCAGTTCGCCCGCTTCGACGGTGGGTTCGGCGGTCTCGGGGTCCACGATCGCGACCTCCATCCCCGGCGCGGCCCGGCCCATCGTCCCCTCGCGGAACTCCATCAGCGCGGTGCAGTCGCCGATGGTGAGGTTCGCCTCGGTCTGGCCGTAGCCCTCGTGGACCGCCGCGCCCGCGAAGACGTCCTCGGCCCACTCGACGATCGACTGGCCCAGCGACTCGCCGCCGCTCGCGATCACCCGGAGGTCGTCGACGTCGTATTTCGAAGAGTCGACCTGCATCATCATCCGGAGCGCGGTCGCGGGCGCGAAGAAGTTCGTGACCCCGTACGTCTCGACCAGTTCGAACGCTTTCTCGGCGTCGAACGGTCCGCCGGCGTACGCGAGCACCGGCTTGCCGTAGTAGAGCCCCGGGA from Halococcus hamelinensis 100A6 encodes the following:
- a CDS encoding acyl-CoA synthetase, which encodes MTTETTADASRLDAYHFYEDDWEDYDHLREGFEWDVPERANIASYLCDRWANDEGRVALYAENEAGAERSYTFAELQETANRLANYLAERGVERGDRVGVNAPQKPETVFAHVAAWKLGAVSVPLSTLFGPDALGYRLDDSDAVACVVDESNLDALRAVRDDCPALETVVTVDGDPDGDETDFWDAIDGRSSDFETVDTDAEADAIVIYTSGTTGEPKGVRHAHRVIFGHLPLFLTTFCNMELDSDDTFWTPSEWAWVASLFDVVFPGLYYGKPVLAYAGGPFDAEKAFELVETYGVTNFFAPATALRMMMQVDSSKYDVDDLRVIASGGESLGQSIVEWAEDVFAGAAVHEGYGQTEANLTIGDCTALMEFREGTMGRAAPGMEVAIVDPETAEPTVEAGELGEIAVRYDGNPVCFKEYWRKPDRTERKVKNGWLLTEDLGSMDPDGYIAFESRTDDVIISSGYRIGPVEVEESLASHPAVADAAVVGVPDDERGEIPKAFVVCTAGHEASPDLATEIQNHVKERLAAYEYPREVEFVDDLPKTETGKVRRASLRDEEGVGSEETA
- a CDS encoding hydroxyacid-oxoacid transhydrogenase — translated: MSYERSVSAPDHRFEPETVWNLQMPEIRFGRGAVEELGFQFHDLGVEDGAHGLVVTDETLTDLGHADRVREHLVDAGFDVDVYDDCEREPSLEAVGECLSFVRDEKGEAGYDFYVGFGGGSCLDTAKVTRAVMENGGEPLDYVAEPTGKGKALTQSNVPLVLMPTTAGTGAETSPVAILSVEEKETKEGISSNHVRADAAVLDPTFTTTLPPDITAKTAMDALGHAIEGYTTHQFDDLLRADDPASRPTYAGRTPITDQFSEAAISLLSSNVRQVVNNGDDIEARSAMLQGALFGAIAGLTAGATLCHAMAYPVGNRYHTFHGETIAVLTPASTLGYNAASDPERFARLAEMLGADTTGMSQSEAAEEAKAEYIRLQQDLNVLPSGLNELAGITEDDLDWLAEQTTSTQKRLLRTNPRPVTTEDVHDIFADALYNWE